In Candidatus Kaelpia aquatica, the DNA window TAAAAATAGTAAATGCCGAGACCCAGAATCGAACTGGGGACGCCAGGATTTTCAGTCCTGCGCTCTACCTACTGAGCTATCTCGGCATGAAACAAAATTATAACATAAATGTAAGATTGGTCAATTTGAAACTACTCTAGTGTCAAGTCAAAGTTAAAATATCACTTTTTACTAATAAACCAACAGTGATTATTTTCTTTTTACTATTTTTGTTAATAAACATGCTTTCGTGAATAATTAATATATTTTATTCTGACAATTTTGGACTGCACCCTTACAACTGGACAAAAAGTAAGTTATAATAGCTGACGATATACTCAAGTTGAAGAGCTATAAGCAATTACATCCGGATTTAGCTCTAAGATAGATTGAAAAGGATTCTGACTATTTAATTCGCAGAGATAAGTCTTATGGTTATATTTTTTTGCAATGGCTGAGAGAAAAGACAAACCTCTTGGAGCAATAAAATTCTCACTTTTAAATAAAAATAATATTTTCAATCGTAAATATCAATACTTACAATATTAACTCAATATCTCTTCTCTATCCAAGATATCAGGGCTAGGAGAACTCAAAATTCTTTTAGCCTCATCAGCTCCTTTTATCCCAGAATAAAGCATAGCTCCAAATGTAGGACCCATTCTGGGAACACCGTAGACTGTAGCTACAGCCATACCTGCAACAATCAAACCCGGATGAACCTCGCCAGTCTGTTCAACAATTAAATCCTCAGATTTCTCAACCCACATAGCTCCTTCACCTTTTATCTCTAATAATCCAAGTTTTGCTAATTTGCTTGCTACGCATGCATCATGACCGGTAGAATCTATTACCAACCTAGACTCTATTGCAATAGGATCTACACAACGCACCTGCTTAGGTAAACTTCCTACTGCGGCCCAGTTAATGACTATTCCACCAACTTTATTATTCTTTCTCAGTACAAGATCATCAAACTTGACAAGATTTAATATTTTTAATCCAGCGTCACAAGCGCTGGCAATTAAGCGTGAACAGACATGTGGACCATCTACTGTAAATAGGCCAGGCTCTGCCTCTTTATAAGGAACTCCTATCTCTTTTAAAATTCTCTGAGAAGGATCGCGAAAAGTGACAGTATTCATAAAAAACCCACCCATCCAAAATCCTCCACCAAGATAATTGTTAGCTTCTATTAGAAGAGTTTTAAAACCTTCTTCTGCTAACCTCTTGCCAGCCATTAAACCAGATGGACCACCGCCCACTATAATTACGTCTGACTCTATATAATTAGATAGAAATTCGTTGAATTCCTTGACTATAGCTCGACTTATTTTTGCCTCAGATATACTACTAAACTTAACCATTAATTTCATCTCCTAAACTACATGCTAGCAGTAGTAAGTCATACTTGCCATATAAGAAATGGCGGAGGCGAGAGGATTTGAACCCCTGGTCCCGTAAAGGACAACGGTTTTCAAGACCGCCGCATTAGTCCGCTCTGCCACGCCTCCATATTAACGAACTATTGTTAAATTGTAATAGAAATGAGGAAATATGCAACGGAAAAGATATTCATATTATAAGATGTAAAATAGTTTATGTCCAAATAGCGCCCAGAATAGAGGGTAGTATAAAGAATTGATGGTAATACAGGTAAGTCGCTAAATGGTTTGTTTTAAAGGGGAAAATATGGGAGGAATAAAACTTATCATTTAATCTGGATGAGGTAAACCAAATAATGATAGATTACCATGATTTGCTATAGAATAATCAAACAACATCTGATAATATTCTGAATCTATAACATCTTTTTCGTATCCTAACTGTGAAGGTCTCGCCCAATCAGGAACAAACCCCAGGCCTGCAATTACTTCAATATCCTTAACAGAAATATCTTCAGATTCACCAAAATGATTCATTATGTTATCTTCATGTTGGAGACTTGCCATTAAATAGGCTATTAACTCATTAAGTATACCTAAGTCATTTCCTTCTAAATGACTATAGAGTTTTCTTTTAACAATATTTTGAAAAAATTTACTATGTTGTGTCTTGAAATATTCTATAGCCCCTTCTAATTTATCTTTCGCCTTCTCATATAAAGCTGCAAATCTTGAGTGTGTAATTTCATGAAGTAAGATGCTTCGATTTTCATATTCCGACAATCTATAAGCACCATCAGCAACATGATTAGTATCAGGATGGTAACTAGCACCAGCTTCCCCGCTAGATAGGGAATATGTATCTAACCCACGCAACAGTGCTAAATTTAACTCCTGAAATACTAAAAATACAAGAAAAGGATTTTCGAAACTCACTATCTGGTCCATAACATTTTCAAAATCTTCAAAACTTAAATTACTAGCTAGTTTACGTTCTAATTCGGGATGTAATAGAAGTCTTAATTCAAATTCAAATTTCAAGGTTTCAAGAGAATCAGAATCAATATCACTATTAATCAATGACTGCACTTCCACTTCAAGGTCACCAGCTAAATCTGAATCATCTGAATCAAGAGAATTGACATCGACATAAGAACTATCGGCATACCCCATGTACTCTGGAGTAACTTCGGATACCAACACTCTATCAACCTGATATCCCCCATCAGAGTTTCTGTATTTAACTAACATTTGGAGGTTCCAAGATACGCCATGATCATATCTTATTCTTAGATAATCCTCACCATTTATCTTGATATACTCTACTGTTATTCTTTCAGAATCTTCCGTTATATTCCGCCTATTAAACTGGCCTATGTGCCTAGTTAACGTTCTAATAAAACTTGCTTCTCTACTTTCAGCTTCTGATTTTAATCTTGAAATTAATTCTTCAAACCAATCTACACGTTGGTCTTCCTTTTTTACAGCATTAGTTATATTTTCAATGTCAGCATTGAAGTTTCTGGTAAGCTCTTCCACAGATGAAGATTCTGAAATACTTTTTGGAAACAGATATCTAAAAGCTACATTTAAACCAGCAGTTACAACATCCTTGCTATGACTTAATTCGCTTTGAACAGTTCTTAATCTTGATTTTAAATCACAGTATTTGTCTTTAAGCGTCTCAAATGCTGCTTGAATATTTAAAGATGTACCTACTGCCATATTCAGAGAAGCATTTTCGACTAAAGCAGGAATAGTATATCTTAAAAATCCATATATACGGCCAAATCCAGGTATTAATAAAAGTCTATCTATATTTATATTGAATAATTCATAGCCTGGTTCATCTATTTCTAATTCAAGTTCAAAAGAAAACGGATTAAAATTATTATCTGCTGTAGTAACCCCAAAACCACCACCTGTTTCTTCTGCTACATCTTCAAAAATTTCGCATGCAAAAGCCATAACCTCATCTCTTATTTCTTCAGGAACTTCTTGTTCAACTAAATTAGTGATTGCTCTAGCTGCTTCTTCGCCGACTAGCTCTTCTAGGCGCTGAGAATTATTTTCAAAAGATTCATTTGTTCTCATTCTACGTAAAGATAAATTATAATTTATACTAGAGGTTGCACTGCTTGCCTCATTAGAAAACATAAGAATAAAACAGATAATTGCAACTAGACTATTGATTAAAGATATAACCCTTAATTTAATCTTCTTTACCTTCATTAGAATATTCTTTTTAAAAGTATACCATAAGTATACCACGCCCCTTACCGCTTGTCAAACACTGCTCTTTTTTGTGTCCATATTGTGACTAGAATACAGCGCAATACAGGGTAATACTCGGAATTGGTGGTAATACAGGTAAGTCAATAATTGTTGATTTTACAAGGGGATTTATGTAACTACCTATCTTTCAAGATGTTGGGAATTTTGACCTGTTCGGTTTTCAAGACCGCCGCATTAGTCCGCTCTGCCACGCCTCCGAATTAATTAATAAACAATAAGACTTAAGCAACGAAATATAGTTTATAAGTAATGATATGAGAATACAAGTAGAATTTAGTTAAGAGTTGCATACTAAAAACTAAAGAAAATTTTGAGCAAGGGAATTTTAATAATCAAGAAAATAGAGATGTATCAATATTCAAAATTGCTTTAAAAAACATATAGGGACAATTAAAAAGAAAAAAAATCACTTCCGTATAAACATTTTACCCGAAACTATATCTTCTAAAATTGAATTATAATTTTTTATCAAATCTCGATATTTATCTTCATCGACAATGCTTACCACCCTTTTAGCTATATCATTACAAAAATTACAATTTTTACAAGACATCAGGTCACATCTTTTATTAAAAAAATGCTCTAAAAAACCATCTAAAGACTGATTATTGATATAAACAGGAACCTTAGTAAGTATATTTTTAAATTTATAAAGTTTCGATATATTAACTTGCTGAGGACGAAAAAGATATTTAATAATCTTTATCCATTTAGAGAGAGATTTTTGATTTGAATTACTACCTCCTGTTGCAGAAGAAAAACTTCCCAAAATATCTAAAAGATTACCATTATACGATTTCTTAATATAAGCATCCGTAATTAAAGCTAATCTTTCTGTAGGCATTTCTCTGTCCACTAATTTAAACTCGTTATATCCAATATCTTCATAGTAATGTATATCTTCAGGTCGAATCCAATCGTTTTTTATAAAATATTCTGGCTCACAAAGTTGTTTTGCCCGGCAATATAAAGAACAATAATCTACAAAGAAACCTCGCAATGAATGTTTAGATTGCGAAGCATGGGAGAGTAAAACTGTATGATAAATATAAAACGGACAATTATATATGCATCCATTATTCACAATCAACTGTAAGCTACAGGCAACATTTTTTCTTATTGCTTTCAGCAATTCGAAATTACGGTTAACATCCTGATGAGCCAAAGTGATACGATTTGCCCCTAAATCTTCCCACAGCCTTGCTCTTTCTACAGAATTAACCTGCGCCATGGTGGAAACATATACTTTCAGTTTTGGATATTTTTTTTTAATCAACTGCAGAAGATAAGGAACAGTAACTGTCACAGAATCAACATTTATTTTTACAAGCCAATCTAAAATTTTTCGAATTTGTTTTTGCCCTTCTCTTGTAAACTCTTTATTATCTAAACATACGGCATTTAAAAGATAATTGAACTCTGATCCGCCTTTTCTTATTTCTTTAATATGTTCTTCAGCCTTTTTTACTGCAACTTCAGGGATAGCCAACAACGATCTCCCTCCTCCTACAAAATCTTTTGTTAATTTTCCATACACTTCTTTTACTTGAGGCCTAATAATTTCAGGTAATATTTTTTTTTGCCAATTGGTAGGAACAGATAAATTCATTTTAAGAGACTAGATTAGTTATTCACCCTATAGGTACCTGAAGGTTAATACTATTATATCGTATAAACAGCAAAAATATTACTTTGCCATGCAGCAAGTGTAATAGAGGTCATAGCTAGTGAATTTAAATCAACCGCAGGAAGTTTTACTTCATCAATCATTATATGTAGACCAGGTCTTCTATAAGAAATATCCTCAATAGATCCTGGATTAATTATTGCTTGCCACACAAACAACCATAGATTATAACGGAAAACATATTTTAGTAACCCAAAATATTGTTTTTTCTCAAAACAATAATTTATCTTTTTTAAATCTTCAACGGAAATAAGTTCCTTAAAACTCTTTTGTTCCACGTTTAAATACACAGAATTTCTGTACAATGGAAAATTATTACCAATTTTATTTAAAACTAAATTTAAATTATATCTTAATAAATTAAATTCATAAAAATATCTATGTTCAAGAACACCGTTGGTTAATTTGTTTAATATGCTTATTAAATCAGCAGAATTCAACTGAGCAGAAGTGGGAAGTTGATACCAACCGACAGACATACAGGGGGTAAATATAAACCCTTTTATAAAATTGTTATGCTCCAAAGCAAAATCTAATAAGCTTTTAACTTCTTCTTCATTGATATTACGAGCAACAGTGACTGAAAGCCACACTTTAATCTTGCCAGATCTTTTCAAATTATTTAAGGCTTCAAGTTTTGAATAATGACAAGTAGAATCCCCTCTTAAGCGTGTAGCAATATTCTCATTAAGGCTATCGATAGACAAAAATATTTTTTTAACACCAGCTTTAATAAGCTTATCTACATAATTTTCATCAGCAAGCTTAATTCCATTTGTATACAAAATAGGTACATTCCCAGACAACTTAATCACTTTAATTATATCAAATAGATCATCCCTTAAAGTCGGTTCTCCTCCTAAAAGAAGAATTTTTTTATTTTTCCCAATCCGAGATAAAATCTGTCGTATGGTTTCAAGGCTCATTTCATCAAAGCTAAAACCCCCTTCTTCATTCTGAGCATAACAAACTTTACAAAACATATTACACCGATTAGTTATGGCTAAAGCAACATTTGAACTTCGTTTTTTAATATTTCTCCAGTTATTTTCATTTATAGGAATCCTTAAATCTTCATAATCAAGTATGCTAGTATCTAGCTTCGCATAGTTATTACAAATTTTCATCTGCATTTCTCACCTCCTAATTGACTTTATCACTCAATTATAGTTTATCTCCATTTTCCATACAAATTCAATCAAATTCGTAAATAAATAAACCTGCTTGATTTTATATAAAATTTATCACTTTGCTTTAACAGGACATTGTTTACACATAAACACATCTCTTCCCTGAGGAGTAATTAAATATTTAATTATTCTACCGACATTACTCCAATTACTTTTCTTTAATTTACACCACATCTCTTCAATACTCTCGTTATTTATATTCCCCATAAAAGTATTTTCTTGTTTTAGGCAACAAAAATGAATATCGCCGCTTGGAAAAGCAGTTAGCATAAAACAATTATGCTTTAAAATAAACTTTTTAATTTTTTCCAAAATAATGCTTGGACTTAAAAATTGATTTTGGCTTAAAAACAAACTTTTTATTTCAATAATATCTTCAACAGAAATCATTTCACTTATCTCCAAATCTTCTGCATTCCCTACAGGCATAACTAACTTAAACGAAACCTTGGGATTAAATTCACGTATTATTGTAAGTAAATCTGGAAAATATTTTTTCAACCCTTTGCTGTACCGAATAGCCAAATGAAACTTCATGTCTAAATCTTTTAGAACCTTAAAACAGTTATAATAATTGCTAATTGGTATATGTTCCAAATGAAATGCATCAAAACTGATAAATATTTTTCTTATCCCATATTTGTTTTTTAATATATTCAATTTCTCATATGTCTCTTTATTATCCTGAGCCCAGAGACATGAAGTAATAATTGAAATTCTATTAGAGGAATAGTATTTTTTAAGTTCTCTAACCGCATATAATAATTTATTAAAAACAGTAAATGGCTCACCACCTGAAATTCTGACATTTCTTACACCAATATTTTTAAACGATTTTGACAAAACTGTTATATTTTCTTTAGACATATCGCATTTATCCAACTTCCCATAAACACAAAAAGAGCAATTTGCAGCACATCTTGTTGTAATAAGCAAGTCTCCAAATATAAAAGGAAATAATTTATAATAAAATATACTTGAATAATGCAATACTTTCTGTATTTTAGATGTGCTCATTCTAATATCAAAATTAATCACTCAATTCACTCCTTTTCTTATATGTAACAAGTACAATTAGTTAGATTTACTTGTAGTATCAAACAAGCTTACTATAACACCATCAAACTCTTGCTCTTGAATTTTTGGGTATCGCTGTTCAAACCAGCTTTTAACCGCTAACGATTCAGGATCTAGCTCTCCCTTTCTATCCCAGGAAGACGAAATAACCCAAACTCTGTCAGGGGATGGTGACAAAAATTCTTTTGATAAATTTATTATAGTCTTATTCCAGCTTTTCTGCGGCTCTATTAATTCTTTTAACACGTATACATCCTGAGAAGATGGTATATAAAAAAAGTAGAAAATATTTTCCTCACCCCAGTAATAAGGAATAGAGCAATTCACGCTCATGCTAGAAAAACCAACTGCATCGAACTTTTGCAAATTATTTTTGATATAATTTACAATCGGCTTAAAAGGCTCTTTTATATAGTTCCCATATCCAGCAGAAGTAACTGTAGGAGCTGGGGCATAATTCTTATAATAATTTAAAATAGAAGAACCACACAAAAAAAGATATAACAAAACAAGAATTTTTCCTACGTTCTTTTTTCTAAATAAAATAAATCCATAACTAAGCATAGATAAATAAAATGGTAAAAATATTATCATTTTTCTTATTAGGTATACCGATCTAATTTGAGAGACTAAAAATATTAAAAAAATTGGAATAAAAAATAGAATAAAAAAATTTAGCACTGCATTTATTTTTTTTCTATCATGGATAAAACAACTCAAAATTAGAAAGGGTGTAATGATTCGCGCAGCTAAGTAACTTATATTGTAACTATTATATCCTACATTAATAACATCCCAGGTGCAAATCAAAGTTTTTAATGAAGGTTTATTTATCCAGAAATTATCTTTTCTAAGCACATTTATTCCTTCTTGCATAATCATTAACAACCAAGGTAAAAAAAATAAAAGGCTCACCATCCAGCACATTATTACTTTAGGAACTAAACTCCATTTTTTCTCTAAAAAAAGAATGATTAATTCAGGAATAATAAGCAGAACTATAAAATAGCTGGAATACAACCCTAAAGTCGTACTAATGATAAATAAAATCCACAAATGAATTTTGTATTCCTTTTTTAGCAAAGAAATAAAAAAATAAATACTACAAATAGAAAAGAATGTTGCTAGCGCTCCTCCTCTGGCTTCCTGAGAATACCATATATGCATAGGAGAAAAACTTAAAAGAACAGCAGAAATTAAACCTATATGTTTGTCAAAAAGAAGAGTTGTGAGTTTATAGATCCCAAAAATGCTTAATAACCCAAAAAACATTGCTGTAAATCTGAAAATAAATTCCGACTTTTGGAAAGCAAAAAGCAATACTGATGTGACTAATGAATAAAGCGGCGTCGAATCATCGCCGCTTATAGATTCGCTACCGATAGCTATATGCGCAGTCAAAGCCTCATCATACCAGAGGTCATTAAATCCCAAATGATATAATCTTAGAGTTAAAGCTACAGTTAATATGAGTAATAACGGTAGGTACTTTTTTATGATTCGATACATATTATAAAAATATAGAAATAAACCATACTGTTCCAGAGAATAACCCAAACATGCGAAATCTAAACCTTGTTTTAAAAGTTATACCTTTAAAAAATATTTCTCCAAGCATGTACAATTGGAATATAGATAATGCCATAAAAGCAACCATATTAATTATTCTAAACGTACATAGATATACGCTAACCCCAATACCCAAAATACTAAAAATCATGCAAACATAATTAATTATTTTTTTACCATAAAAAACAGCACTGGTATTAATACCCGCAGAGACATCTTCATCTATGTCTCTTACCTCATGTACAAGCTGCATAATTCCAAGTAACAAAGTGAGTAACAAAAAAATTGAAAAAGATCTTAAATCAAAATTGTCAACTTCAAAATACCCTATTAAAAAGATCTGCGGAAAAGCCAACATACAACATAAGGTTCCGATTATAGGAATCTTTTTAAAACGAAAAGGTTTTACAGAATATATTATTTGTAGTGCCAAGAACAGAGCAAGAGGTACCCATTGCTTGGATGAGATAAGATGTCCACATATTATTAACAAAACTAATGGATATATAAACAATATAGATTTTTTTTCATGGTCAGTAAAATCATTCAAAGCATAAATAAAAGCTAGAGCAAAAGAACAAATTAATAAAGTAAAGACCCCAATACCAGCTGTTTTATCGGCTATTAAAGTACCTAGAATAATAAATCCTAAGTGATAAAGCCAATCATGAATACGATATACATCTATTTTGTCAATTTTCCTATTAATTGAAAATATTCTTTCCATTTTTGATAAATATTAACAAATTAAAGATAGAAAATCTACTGTCTTTTTAGAGCACTTATTTCTTGAATATTCTAAATTGCATCTATAAATAAGTATACCTTGATATGGAAGTCCCTTTAATCCGTTTTAATTCATATTTGCAGTAACTAATATGAATAAAAAATTTTAATTAATCTATAGCTAAAAGAAACTACCTGATATTTTTTTAAAAACAAAATAAATTTTATACAATCCGAAAAAATCTGCTTTTCCTATAATGATTGCTTTATACAACTCTTTTACCAAATTCTCTCGCTGTATTCTAACTGCCATTTTGCGCAATAATTTAACACCCAAATGCAATAGTTCATTTTTTTACTATTCCAAAACTCCATTAATTTAATTCCATCTTTCAATCCTATTCTATTCTGAATATCCTGCGCAAGTTTGGTCTCAGGAAAAGGTTGGAAATTAAAAAAATGTGTAACAGAAGGAGAAAGCTTTTTTATATACCAAACACTTTTTCTAACAGT includes these proteins:
- a CDS encoding UbiA family prenyltransferase, whose protein sequence is MERIFSINRKIDKIDVYRIHDWLYHLGFIILGTLIADKTAGIGVFTLLICSFALAFIYALNDFTDHEKKSILFIYPLVLLIICGHLISSKQWVPLALFLALQIIYSVKPFRFKKIPIIGTLCCMLAFPQIFLIGYFEVDNFDLRSFSIFLLLTLLLGIMQLVHEVRDIDEDVSAGINTSAVFYGKKIINYVCMIFSILGIGVSVYLCTFRIINMVAFMALSIFQLYMLGEIFFKGITFKTRFRFRMFGLFSGTVWFISIFL
- a CDS encoding glycosyltransferase family 39 protein, whose amino-acid sequence is MTAHIAIGSESISGDDSTPLYSLVTSVLLFAFQKSEFIFRFTAMFFGLLSIFGIYKLTTLLFDKHIGLISAVLLSFSPMHIWYSQEARGGALATFFSICSIYFFISLLKKEYKIHLWILFIISTTLGLYSSYFIVLLIIPELIILFLEKKWSLVPKVIMCWMVSLLFFLPWLLMIMQEGINVLRKDNFWINKPSLKTLICTWDVINVGYNSYNISYLAARIITPFLILSCFIHDRKKINAVLNFFILFFIPIFLIFLVSQIRSVYLIRKMIIFLPFYLSMLSYGFILFRKKNVGKILVLLYLFLCGSSILNYYKNYAPAPTVTSAGYGNYIKEPFKPIVNYIKNNLQKFDAVGFSSMSVNCSIPYYWGEENIFYFFYIPSSQDVYVLKELIEPQKSWNKTIINLSKEFLSPSPDRVWVISSSWDRKGELDPESLAVKSWFEQRYPKIQEQEFDGVIVSLFDTTSKSN
- a CDS encoding U32 family peptidase, with translation MNLSVPTNWQKKILPEIIRPQVKEVYGKLTKDFVGGGRSLLAIPEVAVKKAEEHIKEIRKGGSEFNYLLNAVCLDNKEFTREGQKQIRKILDWLVKINVDSVTVTVPYLLQLIKKKYPKLKVYVSTMAQVNSVERARLWEDLGANRITLAHQDVNRNFELLKAIRKNVACSLQLIVNNGCIYNCPFYIYHTVLLSHASQSKHSLRGFFVDYCSLYCRAKQLCEPEYFIKNDWIRPEDIHYYEDIGYNEFKLVDREMPTERLALITDAYIKKSYNGNLLDILGSFSSATGGSNSNQKSLSKWIKIIKYLFRPQQVNISKLYKFKNILTKVPVYINNQSLDGFLEHFFNKRCDLMSCKNCNFCNDIAKRVVSIVDEDKYRDLIKNYNSILEDIVSGKMFIRK
- a CDS encoding radical SAM protein → MQMKICNNYAKLDTSILDYEDLRIPINENNWRNIKKRSSNVALAITNRCNMFCKVCYAQNEEGGFSFDEMSLETIRQILSRIGKNKKILLLGGEPTLRDDLFDIIKVIKLSGNVPILYTNGIKLADENYVDKLIKAGVKKIFLSIDSLNENIATRLRGDSTCHYSKLEALNNLKRSGKIKVWLSVTVARNINEEEVKSLLDFALEHNNFIKGFIFTPCMSVGWYQLPTSAQLNSADLISILNKLTNGVLEHRYFYEFNLLRYNLNLVLNKIGNNFPLYRNSVYLNVEQKSFKELISVEDLKKINYCFEKKQYFGLLKYVFRYNLWLFVWQAIINPGSIEDISYRRPGLHIMIDEVKLPAVDLNSLAMTSITLAAWQSNIFAVYTI
- a CDS encoding radical SAM protein, with product MSTSKIQKVLHYSSIFYYKLFPFIFGDLLITTRCAANCSFCVYGKLDKCDMSKENITVLSKSFKNIGVRNVRISGGEPFTVFNKLLYAVRELKKYYSSNRISIITSCLWAQDNKETYEKLNILKNKYGIRKIFISFDAFHLEHIPISNYYNCFKVLKDLDMKFHLAIRYSKGLKKYFPDLLTIIREFNPKVSFKLVMPVGNAEDLEISEMISVEDIIEIKSLFLSQNQFLSPSIILEKIKKFILKHNCFMLTAFPSGDIHFCCLKQENTFMGNINNESIEEMWCKLKKSNWSNVGRIIKYLITPQGRDVFMCKQCPVKAK
- a CDS encoding sulfide-dependent adenosine diphosphate thiazole synthase encodes the protein MVKFSSISEAKISRAIVKEFNEFLSNYIESDVIIVGGGPSGLMAGKRLAEEGFKTLLIEANNYLGGGFWMGGFFMNTVTFRDPSQRILKEIGVPYKEAEPGLFTVDGPHVCSRLIASACDAGLKILNLVKFDDLVLRKNNKVGGIVINWAAVGSLPKQVRCVDPIAIESRLVIDSTGHDACVASKLAKLGLLEIKGEGAMWVEKSEDLIVEQTGEVHPGLIVAGMAVATVYGVPRMGPTFGAMLYSGIKGADEAKRILSSPSPDILDREEILS